The genomic segment TCCGATTACAATTTGTCGAACTGTAAAAACGGTTCATGATAGGGTTgccttattgttatttttaacgTTATTCGGAGCTATTCTGatattgttttaaattgttGTGGATAATTTACGAAACTGTAGAAATATGGTTCATAATTATGCGggatgagcagtgactgaagctgcacgttaagaaatttccattcagggtgcagagtgattctgcacgtaaagaacaatctattcagagtgacgcttaaaattaatacaatcatgcatatggcGGAAATgtatggaatctaatcgattacgcgacaatttgcacaaaatcatgaaggcgctgtaatttgacaagatttgtagtgtaattttgcgattagtctggtattctctttatgtctatgattttatgatgatggtacatcaaagaattttctgagtggttttcggtcttcgccaacgccagcgattgatgtttttttaatattagcttaacatctatgaagagatcttgagactaCAGGTATCAAATTAGGAattacatattttctagcaccaatACTGAGAATAGAATTTAGagaggtagaattttgatgctccccgtgtgttttcttaacagcatgttgaattccggaagttctaagtgtttctgtgaaattctcgttattttggtggggtttctgatagtatccttggaatttctagaacttAGAACGTAGAGATTTtaatgggaattgtagtgattccatttgTAGTCGTAAGAATTCAATAAGGATCTCTCCTAAAAatccagggttccctttgaaattattaaaattcttatcgatttcacaaaaaatcccattgaaatctataaaatatttaccgacattcaaaaggtttatattaaagctttgctttgaaattccaacggaactggagatcaacggaatattaaaggtttttacaataattacaaagattgtattcagaattacaaatattcacacaataattggcaggaatcccaccgcaatctcatagattcttacagaaataccgtctcaaagatacccacagaattctaagagattaatatccggaatcccattcccaccccaattccagcgtttttaccagatttctaatatttccgcaatattcctagaatggtatttaaacttccagaattatcataatcaaaatccgacatccctatcggaatcccaatgttcctacaggaattccggaatttcaaaggaaatctgagaatctgagatgtcagaatttacacgtaaaattcagaattacattataaatatctgaattcctaccaacatcctaaaattcctagaaaataacatgattatcgtaatgccagagttcacacggatattacaaattgctactgccagtaatcttaccggaatctcagaattagcggggcgaatgttttcgtcaCATCAGAactcctaagcaaaactcaaaataccttccgaaatatcaaaactcatatcgttttcccatgatttttactcaaaagtaaattattccattcaatttcgcaatctcaaagcatgagtagcaacctcttaagctaactaccagtagctttgtagtaaatgctacctttattcatagcaacgcgttgtttgtagtatgttcgaaaggtgtagaaaggaaaatgacacaaacatattccactcgtgttccacatatagcgtttactaccgagattgtagtaaactcaactttactacattttattcatacggcccaatgTCTTAACTCAAACTAATCACTAATGGTTTATATCTAACTATGTAcactatttcttcaaaaacttcagCACTTTACGTGTCCCTTGACACAATCGCGATTCCGACACTTCCCGGACGAGCCCCCAAATTTGTTGGATAACTTTACCAACGTACTTTTGGAAGTCTTTCGGATCGCACTTTAAAACACCGCGTATAACTTTTCACTGGTTTATTCACACCTTTAGCTTATTCACTAGCATAAGGACCGTTCCTTTGCCTTCTCCAATATAAGAACTAAATTGCCTATTGGCTTGAGTGGCTTTTTATAGCCGCGAGGTAGAAATTGGAGAAGGCAAATGAGCTGGTTTGTAATTGGTTCTCAAAATATATCTTATAATCCTAACATGTATATAGCTGAGTAGGCTATGCTATACACAAATGAGGATTATCATTCAATCTGTCAAGTGCACAAGTACCACAGtgctgcaaaaggtacccaagtttgacagatcgcagtactcTTTTCACGGctttctagattttgctctattagcTTATGTGCCATAAAACTTTGGACAACTGcgtctttattttgtttttggtttggTTCTCGAAATAGAATAGATGCCAGCAAAAGTGAAATCACCGTCCGAAAGTAGAATCAGAACTTGTCAGAATTTACATCATTCGCAGCCGTCTTCTCAGACAATGTGACATACGAAACTTTGTCAGTTTTTTTCAGAATGCTTTGTTGTTTGAATAAAAGCTTCCTGCTTAGTTTTTATTCGACGCTATCCGACTTCGAATAGGTATACCACCGGAACCGAGAAAGAGCTGAGAATGAAGCTCATAGCATTCGGTTTCTCAAAACTCTTTATGTTTATTTGAGTCTTGCTCGGAAtcgtttgttatttttttatatgttatacCAATCTGTCAAAGTCAAAATGATTAAAGGGTGGGAATTCTGAACCACAAAGTCGCTCAGAGTTGCTCAGAGTTACTCTGAATTGCTCACTGTCTTGCCCCTTACCTTCAACACATCTTCtgagattcctctaagaatttacAGATATTTAGTAAGtgattctatcaaaattattttcaagttaaggtgattatagaacgaagccacaacctaaattttcaagagcacaagacttgagaatcaAACAGCATTCCGCGTTggaaatctatcccattggtcaccaccagaaaGTAAGCAATTTGATAgcttttcaacgcgaactgtcgtcaaattctctcgtcttgtgcacttgaaaattcaaagtttggcttcgttttataattatcttaatttcttcaagaatttggaAACTCCTTAAATTTTCCAGAACATGCTTCTAAAAATCCACTGTTAACTTCAACAGAGATTTTACCCGTCATTTATTCGCGAAATTCTCTCACCGCTTCCTTTAGAGTTCTTTTCGAAGTTCTTATCAAGATTTCTCACGTGTTATGCAGCTCTCCAATAAATCTTCAAGTAATTTCTaaacaatagaccatttccgtcagatctaacacccagttttagtatttttcttcgaaagacaatcatttaTAATGAATATATACGCTTTCAGATCtagtttatatgcactcctgattttcttagaaatttttaaaaacgtggatactcaccacattttaaaaaataactcgagatgcggcacagtttgttcaaccctataGGTATACAGCGTGGTGATTTTGGATCtcacccctgcattgggatgtttatttacatttggaaacgtcaaaCCAGGTCTGCGATCAGAATGACTGAGATCTCGATCAGGGCGCCCCGGACCAAAACTAACCTCAAATAACTTTCTTTGCTAACCTTAACTTTGCGTTTTATCGGTCGGATCTCAATTTTTGCTGAAAGCAGTGGAATAATAtggaaaaaatgcaaatgtaGAGTACTAAGAATCAATTTGTCCACCTTTCCTCTAAACTATAACACTGAGAATTGTCTTTCAACAGGAAAATATAACATTTCcctccacagattcaaaatccccgaaaaaaaagaacaaaactATCATTCACCCAACAGTTATAGTAATCgctatttttcattataatcGACTTTCgatatcattatttttttatattcatgcCGACAAATGCCTTATCAAACTGTTGGCTGATGATCCGGAAGCTTCCCGCCTTGAGTGAGCAATCTTCCGGATCATTCAAACTTCGGCGGCAGAAAAGATCACGCACGACATCTATTCTATTTGACCTCAGCTGAACCTTGTAACGTTCGACGGTTGCGGGAGAAGACAAAAATTAATGGTCAACAAATGGTCACGATGGTCAACATTCTGCAGCAGAGGAGAAACCCTGGAAGGTACTTCCGACAAAAAAAACTCGATTTCATATCCTTCCTTTATTTATCCTTTGGTAAAGAATTTACGGATTTGCTGTTACACCCGGTACTATATCAGACCGGACATTATAAATCAGCCACTCTCCCGTCTCAATCCCGAACGGAAACCGCTTCCATCAGCGAACTTATCGAAATCTTCTGGCTTCGTGTTCGGATTCCAGCAGCGTCAGGATATCACCTTCGTGAGCCGGCTTCTTGGCGTTGCGGATGATCCAACAGTTCTGcttgctgaaaatttcacctTCGCCTGGCCCATTGACCCTGGGACCGGTGAGGCCGAGGACATTGATAACTTGAGCCAAAACGACGGCAGAAAAGGATGATTCATTTCACAAGATAATGAAACGCCCATACGATGaaagaaaacataaacaaaaatcatctgtcATACCAGCTGATCAAAAACTCCCCACCACGTGATGGCAAAATCATAAGGGAAAAAGGGGTCTCCGTTTTTTTCGGGGTGAATTAAATTctaggggaccgaggggtgaagtaacgtgccgccagtttttcattgtttttcaatagttagaggttccaaaacatatcggttccttaggaaagtttgttcagtaaattgacagaaagcatataagccaataaagaaaatcacggaaatggtctattcatACAGTGGATATTCCAAAAGGATTTGTACAAGAATTTGTAGAGATTACTTCTGATATTATCCAATAATTTTCTATAGAAAATATAATACAGAATTTTGCGGGTTTATTTTGTCAGATAATTTACATTCAAGTTCTTCATTTgattgaatctatgacaaaaggtcgaaaggacagaaggtcgaaagacaaaaggtcgaaagactaaaggtcgaaggacaaaaggtcgaagaacaaaataagaagggacaaaaggtaaAAAATCCTTGTTCaaggaaggaaaaatttcccaccaagcaaataattttcgaccttctgtcctttcgacgttttgtccttcgaccttatGTCCATAAACGCATTTGATTCTACAGatcttttgagaattttctaTGATTCCTCCATTGCATCTTTCAAAAACATTTATAATGATATATTGAATATATCTGaatattcttccaaaatttgccACGGAAATTTTTCGACAGCTTTCCCTCATCTTTCGACAGATTTCATTATTGTCatgcaatactttttcaaatttattttaaacaatttccagttcagttcagattttttttttcaaatatccgGAGACGATTTATTTGTTAGATTGATTAATttggaatgaagaaaaattatcacaaagaggatcgatgaagagaaatcgatcatgttaaATTAGCCCAAATTCGTACACACGCTTCActgatgtccatcgaccacctttttaacggccgattcaaatatatggtaggtggccaatccaccacccgcagcgctcgcattgtttttgttcgcgtttgacgtttacacactaccgccatctgttggtccatcggccaaacacaccgatttcagcattgggcgtacatgtcatcgtgactatgattttgatcgcgatttgttctaagtgttacgtctgtttgtctgtgattctaTTCTCGGTTTTAAGTACTTTCAACTTATTCTCAGAGTACTACGAGAATgacttatttttgagttatttcaaagtTATTGTTTTCGATGATTCAATTTGTTTGTCATCTTGTTCTATGAAAGTATCCAAAATTAAGTGTTGAAACCAAACTcaattttggatgaaaaatttgatcagcgccaattctcgaaaacttattcatacagactcaagtcaaaaaagtatacaaacttactttatcgatcctacgtgttacgccggcggaattctacacgtaccgctctgtaccaacttaacttttcacttttagaacgtttaatttcgggatttacaaaacgacgaaagtaagattttcaactttcgcaacctaaccactactttcgccgccccgctgtatggagagacaaagtgacttaaccacgaatcaaaacaaaacactacttgagccgattttacactggtagaaaaacgtcgaaagtaacttgatgaaacggcttatgattttgtataattatttttttttgggaaataatagaaactacgtagtttttgaacgtgagctgagtgtatgcaaaatttaagtggCATACactgcgaaaaaatgttaaaaagatgattcattttaaaacagttttagaagacaggttgtgattcttctgaattaattttctcaaaaccgtatgaaagttagttacgtcgatttgaaaaagtaatcgagaattagtTAGTTTAGTGCGAGGTTAAGTGAGacattttattgaattatttcggtaagtttaaatggtttttaataacattgcagtcattttttatGAACTCTCATTTTTCATATAGCTGCTACATGAAAATGGATTGAAAGTCCAGAAAGACGACGCGAAAATGCTTTCCGTAATTAGAACGGATTCCTAATTCCTAAAACGTCAAATCACGGCAAGAAAAGGtgtaatcacagacaaacagacgtaacacttagaacaaatctcgatcaaaatcatagtcacgaggacatgtgcgcccaatgctaaaattattgtatttggccgacgggccaacagatggcggtagtgtgcaaacgtcaaacgcgaacaaaaacgatgcgagcgctgcgggtggcggattggccacctacaatatttttgaatcgatcgttaaaaaggtggtcgatggacaatgatgagagtgtgacgtctgtttgtctgtggtgtaATACTCTATTAAAAACACAAGGTTTAAGCATGTATCGTGTTAGCAGGACATCCTCACATTGCAGCTGCGTTACAGGAGCAGGAGGAATCTCGGAGGAATACTCGCACCCCACACATTCATCGCCGGAACACGGAATATGGatattatgaattttcaacaggaATGTGTGTTAATAATTATGTAATATAAAATGTAATGTTAATAGTGGAAAATATATTGTAAGTTATTTGAGTTAGTTTGTGCAGCATTAATTATTTAAAGGAAACGATCAAAATTTCGACCAATTTTTCCATAGCGAAAGACCCTATTTTGAGTAGTTTtaccaaagacacattaaagacctccatgtgcCTTGCAgtttcccaaaattttatggctcataaggtaatctagaatgccgtgaaaaatgtactgcgatctgtcaaacttgggtaccttttgcactaccgagggaccaaatgcagtactagaagtggtacccaatctgagcccgagtgggacggacctggttttACCCCAAAACTCACTTTTCCCGAAATAGTTAGTTTTTACTTAAAACGTCGTCTTCGTGGAATGATTCAAAATTGAATACCTTGTGAAACACTCAATTTTGACTCATTCCACTTAGCTGTCAAGATGAGTACAAAAGAGTTAATTTTAGGTAGTTTCGCCTCTCCGTGAataacaattattaaaaatgaaatgtcaaacttcaaaggattttcgcgtcgcttcgcgtgacgcgtctaccctgacaatagaaatataagtagtagaacgctagtggcgctgttatcacaaaatagaattattttattgttacttactgttgaagtttttgattgcttgtttagtgtcatgttgtagagaatgttttattttggtcgaaaaaattgatttgacacttatagacccggtactcaagcttTCAGAgtgtggcaaactagatgttggtcacacgaacagtcgcgacattagcgttctgcggctaatgcttctactaccCAGGCCGTCACCTAAGAGAAATCACTAATTTTACTTACGCTCTATTCTATCACACGCTTGATCCAGCATCTTTTCTGGGTTGACCTCTTCGACCGAACCCGCAGTAGTTTTCCCGAAAACAGCTGACTGTCAAAACAAGCTCGCCAGCTGTCAAAATTTTTCTTATCAGCAGTGAGTGATTGTAAACATTCCCGCGGATCCCGTAAAAGGGGCGTTTTTCGTTCGGATTGTTCCGTTATTCCGGCCGCAAATATCCATAAAAGTTCCGTATCGTTGTCTCTAGCCTTCGGAGGGTTCTTCAGTGGTGGTGATGCGCATTACGACGTCCCCGATCGAACAGCAGCGCGAGCAAAACCGTAGCAGCAGTGTTTTCTGCCGGGGCAATTCTTTGTCGGCATCAGGAATGGCACCGGCCAAACTGAACTACCGGATCTCGGTTTCGACGTTCTTCGCCAAGTCGCACCCAAGTGACGAGTGCTGCGGGAGCAATGGATTACCGCTGACGCCGAACTCCATTGGGATTTATGGTCGGtcacagcttctgagaggagATGCTCTGAAGCATGAAAATCTGTGCGAGTATCTGGATGTGATCCGGGGGAAACACGAAAGGACCATTATCGTGCAGGAGTTTGCTGGAAGTCCGCTGACGGAGACTTTTATCGGGGAGAACAATAAGCAGCAGACGCTGCTGCGGATTGGATACCAGATGCTAAGGGCGGTGAGTCATCTAAACGAAAAAGGATTGATGGCCAGGAACTTGGAACCGGTTAACGTTCTCATAAGCAGGGACTTCTGCGTGAAGCTGTATAACTATGGATTGTACTACATGACCTACAGTGGGAAGTACGTTTCCTTCCCCATTGGAAACGTGAAATACCACGGTCCAGAAGTTTTACTCGGTTCAAGAGAGAATGTCAAAAACGACGTTTGGTCGGTGGGAATGATCCTGGCCGAGTTAGCCTTGGGCTGCAAGCTTTGGGACAATCTAAAAGTGTCCCAGGTGACGAGAAAAGTCCTGAGTTTGATCAAACCTGGCAATGTCTTTGAGAAGATAGCCCGAGAGCACAACAAGATGGACCAGTACGAAGAGTTGGATGTCCCTTTAAAGCAAATCATAGATCTATGCCTCACCGTTTCCCTCACAAAGCGTCCCAAACCGGTGGAACTGCTGGGACATGAAGCGTTCGACTTCCTGAGAGGGGAAAGCTTCACGGCACCGGATCCGGAAGGAATAACCCTGCTGGAGAAGCACTGTGGAAGTTTGGCGGAGATTTACTATCTGTGGCAATTGGCGGGAGGCGACGTGCAGCAGGAGCTCAAGAAGGAAGGATTGATCAAAAGTGAGGCGCCGATTCTGTCACTGCCCAAGTAAGATTTCTATTTTCTTAATCCTTAAACAACTTTGTTGCACTCTTTTGCTCATATCTTTTGAACCAATCATTTTATTCCTGATCAAAATCCTAGAAAgattcttatgagaattcaaggaggattctgatgaaaatcatgACAGAATTTTAATGAGAATCCTGAAGCGAATTCCATTGATTATGATAAGGATCCTGAGATGATTCTGATGACATCATTGAGTGGTTTATTATGAGAaaactgagaggattctgataacAAACATGAGAGGATCCTGATGAGAATCCGAGCAGGGTTTTGATGAGAATTCCGAGATGATTTAGATTAGAATCtcaagaggattctgatgaaattcctgagtGGATTATGCAGAGACTTCTGTGtgaattctggagagaatcctgagaagattttgataacaaaattcctgagaggattctgatgagaatttcgaaagaattctGTTGAAAATTTGGTGAATATTATGTTGAGGATCTTGAGAAGGTTCTgattagaatcctgagaaaattctgaTGAGTATCCTGTGGaagttttgatgagaatcctctgAGGATCCTGATGAGAATTCTTTTAATTGTGATGAGGATCCTGAAATGAATCTGTTGCAAAAACTGAATAGATTGTGATGAAAATCCAAGATAAATgcgatgagaatcttgagaggactgtgaagagaattttgagaggattctgacgagaatcctgaAGAAcaattctgaaagaactctgaaGCGAATCCTGAGGCTGAGAGGAttgtgatgagaatcctgaagagAGTTCTGATGAGACTCCTGACACATAACATATGCAGAATTTACAAGTGAAAGAGAATTTGAAAAGCTGTACCCACTTTCCAGATGCTGGCTAGTGGTTTACATAGTACAGAAGACTGTTATTGCCATTAGTAAACAATGGGTCTAGAACAAATATTATCACAAAGAAATGAGCACTCGCTAcatctttcaccattcgaaaatataggttttaagctttcattcgacgtgttccccaaaaaaatccaccgagggatctcgaacatttttttattttaaatttgtgtttCTTGAAGAACATTATTTTATGACCGAAAGACCGTATATGTTCCACTGCATAGTGAATGAAGACGGAGGGAATCATTCAGTGTCGCCCGAAGCCGATCGAGGGGGTGGATGGATCTTGAGTTGGAATGCGATGGCCTGGGATACTAATGGTTTCTGTTGCTAGAAGGGCCGAATGTTGGTGGTGCTCACTCGACTGGATTCCAAGAGAGTGACGAGAATGCAAAGCGCTCGTGAAAG from the Aedes aegypti strain LVP_AGWG unplaced genomic scaffold, AaegL5.0 Primary Assembly AGWG_AaegL5_hic_scaff_1217_PBJ_arrow, whole genome shotgun sequence genome contains:
- the LOC110680344 gene encoding TBC domain-containing protein kinase-like protein produces the protein MRITTSPIEQQREQNRSSSVFCRGNSLSASGMAPAKLNYRISVSTFFAKSHPSDECCGSNGLPLTPNSIGIYGRSQLLRGDALKHENLCEYLDVIRGKHERTIIVQEFAGSPLTETFIGENNKQQTLLRIGYQMLRAVSHLNEKGLMARNLEPVNVLISRDFCVKLYNYGLYYMTYSGKYVSFPIGNVKYHGPEVLLGSRENVKNDVWSVGMILAELALGCKLWDNLKVSQVTRKVLSLIKPGNVFEKIAREHNKMDQYEELDVPLKQIIDLCLTVSLTKRPKPVELLGHEAFDFLRGESFTAPDPEGITLLEKHCGSLAEIYYLWQLAGGDVQQELKKEGLIKSEAPILSLPK